The Candidatus Omnitrophota bacterium genome contains a region encoding:
- a CDS encoding radical SAM protein: MRETDTGQDRYSRIYRKTMDDFICFMAHWELTYKCNLGCRHCYAAGVKGRQEFSYEKARSVIDELKNMGCLYLTFSGGEVLMRDDFFDIASYAREQGFALRLMTNATLIDETVSGKIASLHPLAVETSIYAADKGLHDAITFSPGSFDKTIKAAALLRDRKIKVVLKFLIMNDNIGEFRAVESLAGEIGADFVFDYCVVGRNDGSKGPLKHRLNGEKIKDFFVSNNIPLKKREADGDALLCIAGFNNIFITPHLDVYPCIGLNVKLGSLYEERLEDIWRSSAGLKFVRNIKLPDLPECKRCGLAQFCFRCSGIALSEDGDIFGPSNFDCSVAKAIGEIVAERKELISDER, encoded by the coding sequence ATGAGAGAAACCGATACGGGCCAGGACCGGTATTCAAGGATATACCGCAAGACAATGGATGATTTTATCTGCTTCATGGCCCATTGGGAATTGACCTATAAATGCAATTTAGGATGCAGGCATTGTTACGCCGCCGGGGTGAAAGGCAGACAGGAATTTTCTTATGAAAAGGCAAGATCCGTCATAGACGAGCTCAAAAATATGGGTTGTCTTTATCTTACCTTCAGCGGCGGCGAGGTTTTGATGAGGGATGATTTTTTTGATATCGCGTCATATGCGAGAGAGCAGGGTTTCGCCCTGCGGCTGATGACCAACGCCACTTTGATCGACGAAACTGTCAGCGGGAAAATAGCGTCTCTCCATCCTTTGGCGGTCGAGACGAGCATATATGCCGCCGATAAGGGCCTGCACGATGCCATCACTTTTTCCCCGGGTTCTTTCGATAAGACAATAAAAGCAGCGGCGCTTCTCAGGGACAGGAAGATAAAAGTCGTCCTTAAGTTCCTTATCATGAACGACAATATCGGGGAGTTCAGGGCTGTTGAGTCGTTAGCGGGGGAGATCGGCGCGGATTTTGTATTTGATTATTGCGTCGTGGGCAGGAACGACGGCTCGAAAGGCCCCTTGAAACACAGGCTCAACGGGGAGAAGATCAAAGATTTCTTCGTATCAAACAATATTCCCCTTAAGAAAAGAGAGGCCGACGGCGACGCGCTTCTTTGCATCGCCGGGTTCAATAATATTTTTATTACGCCCCATCTCGATGTTTATCCGTGTATCGGATTGAACGTAAAATTGGGCAGCCTCTATGAAGAGAGGCTTGAGGATATATGGCGTTCCTCGGCGGGGTTAAAGTTCGTAAGAAATATAAAACTGCCCGACCTCCCGGAATGCAAGAGATGCGGCCTCGCGCAATTTTGTTTTAGATGTTCCGGAATAGCGCTTTCCGAGGACGGCGATATTTTTGGACCGTCGAATTTTGATTGTTCGGTCGCAAAAGCAATAGGTGAAATTGTAGCGGAAAGAAAGGAATTGATAAGCGATGAAAGATAG
- a CDS encoding S24 family peptidase, which translates to MMYGIRSFSIIKEVMAREGSAIRLCARGDSMGPLIKEGDIVVIRPSTFKEIKIGDIAVFGVKGKLCAHRLIMKLAKGGRHLLVTKSDRTYMADAPFRHKDLFGKISHIQRGALTLDLGSFFWSPLNRVLGLYHLILCQAAIHLRLLYAVFKKSDT; encoded by the coding sequence ATGATGTATGGAATAAGATCATTCTCTATCATAAAAGAGGTCATGGCTCGCGAAGGATCTGCGATAAGGTTGTGCGCGAGAGGGGACAGCATGGGCCCGCTGATAAAAGAAGGGGATATCGTCGTTATAAGGCCCAGCACTTTCAAAGAGATAAAGATCGGCGATATAGCCGTGTTTGGCGTTAAAGGAAAGCTATGCGCCCACAGGCTTATAATGAAACTGGCCAAGGGCGGCCGCCATCTCCTTGTTACTAAATCAGACAGGACTTATATGGCTGACGCGCCTTTCCGGCATAAGGACCTATTCGGCAAGATATCCCATATCCAAAGAGGCGCGCTGACGTTAGACCTCGGATCGTTTTTTTGGTCGCCCCTCAATCGCGTCCTGGGATTATATCATTTAATACTGTGCCAGGCTGCCATCCATCTTCGCCTTCTTTACGCTGTATTTAAAAAAAGCGATACTTAA
- a CDS encoding PqqD family protein — MDMKTKIPVKSGKTASRIIDGEAVIVLLDKQETIVLNDVGSRIWEIMDGKKDIDEISGAIMSEFDAAREEALKDITEFVEDMVQRGAAEIK, encoded by the coding sequence ATGGACATGAAGACAAAGATACCTGTCAAATCCGGCAAGACCGCTTCAAGGATCATAGACGGAGAGGCCGTTATCGTCCTTTTGGATAAACAGGAGACCATTGTTTTGAACGACGTCGGTTCGCGCATATGGGAGATCATGGACGGAAAGAAGGATATCGATGAGATCAGCGGCGCGATCATGTCGGAATTCGACGCGGCGCGCGAAGAGGCGTTGAAAGACATTACCGAGTTCGTCGAAGATATGGTACAGAGAGGGGCGGCAGAGATCAAATAA
- a CDS encoding ABC transporter permease, whose translation MHKIPLAFIKKDFLIESSYKLAFLANIFGVLVSLLGYFFIDKLFGRMMVSHLEEFGVNYFSYVLLGMAFFSYIGIGLGSFSNRIQSEQTQGTLEAVLLTPAGISTILFSMALWNLIFATVDMVIFIALGIFLFKIDFTGINMLSALVTLLLTVASFSGLGIISASFVMVFKRGNPLGWIINSVEGLIGGVYFPVTVLPGWLQFLAKFFPITYAVRAMELSVYRGYSLAQLAKEVGFLLLFSVLLIPLSIAFFKYSVKKAKMDGSLAQY comes from the coding sequence ATGCACAAAATACCGCTGGCCTTCATAAAAAAGGACTTCCTTATCGAGTCCAGTTATAAACTGGCTTTTCTTGCCAATATCTTCGGGGTCCTGGTAAGCCTGCTGGGCTATTTCTTCATCGATAAATTATTCGGCCGGATGATGGTCAGCCATTTGGAAGAATTTGGCGTGAATTATTTTTCCTATGTCTTGCTGGGCATGGCGTTTTTCAGTTATATCGGCATCGGGTTGGGTTCTTTTTCAAACCGGATACAGTCCGAACAAACACAGGGGACCTTAGAAGCGGTCCTCTTGACCCCCGCCGGGATATCTACCATATTATTCTCCATGGCCTTGTGGAACCTGATCTTCGCAACTGTAGACATGGTTATATTTATCGCCCTGGGGATCTTTTTATTCAAAATAGACTTCACCGGCATAAATATGTTATCCGCTCTCGTAACCCTGCTTTTGACAGTTGCTTCCTTTAGCGGTTTAGGGATAATATCCGCAAGTTTTGTAATGGTCTTCAAGCGCGGAAACCCTCTGGGCTGGATAATAAACAGCGTCGAGGGTTTAATAGGCGGGGTCTATTTCCCCGTTACCGTATTGCCGGGGTGGCTGCAATTCCTGGCGAAATTTTTTCCCATAACTTACGCTGTCCGGGCCATGGAATTATCTGTTTACAGGGGTTATTCTCTGGCGCAACTCGCCAAAGAGGTGGGATTCCTGTTGCTGTTCTCCGTGCTGCTCATTCCATTAAGTATCGCTTTTTTTAAATACAGCGTAAAGAAGGCGAAGATGGATGGCAGCCTGGCACAGTATTAA